Part of the Pseudomonas lijiangensis genome is shown below.
GGGTGAATGCCTGCATGTTCGGCAGCCACCAGATAGCGGTCGATCAGGTTGGCGTGAGGCTCGGGCATCGGCGCGAAGACAATCACGATCAGGTCGACGTTGGCGGCTACCGGCTTGAGCTGGCCGCGGGTGTCCGGTCGGCAGAGTTCGGTGGTGCGGGGCAGTTGGGCAACGATAACGCCAATGCCCTGGTTGCCGGCACGCCAGACCACCTGGTCGCCGGTCACCAGCGCTGGCAGGTTGGCGCGCAAGTGGCAGCGGAAAACCTGGCCACGCTGTTCGCCGTCCTGGGCTTCGACTTCAACCTGCACACCGAAGTGAGCGATCACAAGCCCGGTCTGCTCGGGGCCGAGGTCGCCGCCCTCCAGGGTTTCCAGAGCCTGCGTCTCGCGTTTTGCAGCGCGGGCAGCGCGCTCGCCCTGGATCTTTTCGATGCGCCAGTTCTGGCGGCGATTGAGTTGGCGTTTGGCCATGGGTGTTCCGAGTCGATAAAGCGAATGATTGGGTCGTACAGTGAATCGGGCGGAGTCTAGCACGCCGGGGTGAGCTAAACTGCGAAGCCTAGCCAAGGAGTCGTCACATGCAGAACAAGCAAAACCTGATCTGGATCGATCTGGAAATGACCGGCCTGGACCCGGACACCGATGTCATCATCGAAATGGCCACGATCATCACCGACAGTGAGCTCAACACGCTGGCCGAAGGGCCGGTGATCGCCATCCACCAGAGCGATGAAACGCTGGCGGGGATGGACGAGTGGAATACCCGTCAACATGGCGGCTCGGGCCTGACCCAGCGGGTTCGTGAAAGCACCATCAGCATGGCTGAAGCCGAGGCGCAGACCCTGGACTTCATCAAGCAGTGGGTACCGGAGCGCAGCTCGCCGATCTGTGGCAACAGCATCTGCCAGGATCGCCGCTTCCTGTATCGGCATATGCCGACACTGGAAAACTACTTCCACTACCGCAACCTCGACGTCTCTACCCTCAAGGAGCTGGCTGCCCGCTGGTCGCCGGAGTTGCGCTTCAAGAAAGGCAATACCCATCTGGCGCTGGACGACATTCGTGAGTCGATTGCCGAGCTGCGTTTCTACCGCGAGCACTTCATCAAGTAATGGGTTGCTGCGGGAGTGCGGCGAATAAACCTCGTCGCACTCTTTCAGTGCGTTGATCCGCTGGTTAGACTGCGCGCCTTTGTCGCAGGTGTAGTCGCCATGTTGCTGATGCTTTATCTGATTGCCATCACTGCTGAAGCCATGACCGGTGCCCTGTCTGCCGGGCGTCGCGGCATGGACTGGTTCGGTGTGGTGCTCATCGCCTGTGTCACCGCGCTGGGCGGCGGTTCGGTACGCGATGTGCTGATCGGTCATTACCCGCTGACCTGGGTCAAGCACCCGGAATACCTGGTCCTGACCAGCGTGGCTGCGCTGGTGACCATCTTCATCGCCCCCTTGATGCGCCACCTGCGCTCGCTGTTTCTGGTCCTCGATGCCCTGGGGCTGGTGGCTTTCACCCTCATTGGCTGCATGACCGCACTGGAAGCCGGGCACGGCATGCTGATCGCCTCGGTATGCGGCGTCATCACCGGCGTGTTCGGCGGCATCCTGCGGGATATCTTCTGCAACGACATCCCCCTGATCTTCCGCCGCGAACTCTACGCCAGCGTGTCCTTCCTCGCCGCCTGGTGCTTTTTGCTGTGCCAATACCTGGAACTGCCCACCGAGCAGAGCATCCTGATCACCCTCTCCGGCGGCCTCCTGCTACGCCTGCTGGCGATCCGCTTCAAATGGGAAATGCCGAAGTTCGTATATAAGGATGAACACTAGTGGGAGCGAATTTATTCGCGAAAACGGTTCGCGAATAAATTCGCTCCTACGTTTTGGTGTGTTGTTTCAGCGCCCATTCCACATGCTCGCGCACCATCTCTGACGGGTAATCGCGGCGGGCTTCCAGGGCCTGGAGGACGGGGATGGTGGAAGGGGCGTTGCCCAGGCCTACTGCCAGATTGCGCAGCCAGCGCTCGTAGCCGGCGCGTCGCAATGGCGAGCCTTCGGTGCTGCTGAGGAATTTTTCTTCATCCCACATGAACAGTTCGGCCAGCCCGGCGTTGTCCAGGTTGTGGCGTGGCTGAAAGTCGCTCTGGCTTGTGGGGCGGGCGAAGCGGTTCCAGGGGCAGACGATCTGGCAATCGTCACAACCGAATACCCGGTTGCCGATCAGGGGACGAAGCTCTTCGGGAATGGCCGTCTTGAGTTCGATGGTCAGGTAGGAAATGCAGCGCCGGGCATCCAGCATGTAAGGGCCGACGAAGGCGGCTGTAGGGCAGATGTCCAGGCACGCGGTGCAGCGTCCGCAATGCTCGGTCGCGTGCGGTGCATCAACCGGTAGCGGCAAGTCCACGAACAGTTCGCCAAGAAAGAAGAAGCTGCCCGCCTTGCGATTGAGCACCAGGGTGTTCTTGCCGATCCAGCCCAGCCCGGCCTGTTCGGCGATGGCCTTTTCCAGAACCGGGGCGCTGTCGACGAAGGCCCTGAAGCCGAACGGTCCGATTGACTGCTGAATGCGCTCGGCCAGTTGCTGGACGCGCTTGCGAACCAGTTTGTGATAATCGCGACCCAGAGCGTAACGCGAGACGTAGGCCTTTTCCGGTTCTGTCAGGCGCTGTGCCATTTCGGTATCGCCTGGCAGATAATCCATGCGTAATGAAACGACACGCAACGTGCCCGGCACCAACTCGTCTGGATGGGAACGTTTGCTGCCATGGGCTGCCATATAGTCCATTTCGCCGTGGTAACCCGCCTCGAGCCAGCGCTCCAGGTGCTGTTCATGCTCTGCCAGATCGAGCCCCGATATGCCGACCTGTTGAAAACCCAGCTCACGGCCCCACTCCTTGATCGATTGCGCAAGGCTGGTGAGGTCATCGGAAGTTGGAAGTTCAGCAGTAATAGCAGGCATGCGCAGAGAGAAACCGGGTCCAAGGTGCGTATAATTCTGCCAGACATCGGAGCCCGGATACGCATGTTCGACACTAAACCTCATTTACCCGACGCGCTGTACAGTGCCGATCAGGTCCGGGATCTTGATTCCCGGCTGATTTCAGCAGGTACGCCGGGCCTGGAATTGATGCAGCGCGCAGCCCATGCGACCTGGCGAGCGTTGCGTCGACAGTGGCCTCAGGCGGGTGAGTTGACGGTGCTGGCCGGGCGTGGCAACAACGCCGGGGATGGGTATCTGGTGGCGTCACTGGCACAGAAGGCCGGTTGGCGGGTGAGGGTGCTGGCGGTAGGAGATTCTGCCGCGCTGACGGGCGATGCCGCCACAGCCCATGGCGAAGCCGTTGCCACAGGTGTGGATATTCAGCCCTGGTCCGCTCAGGCGTTATCCGGTGTGGTGCTGGATGCCTTGCTGGGGACGGGTTTGAACGGCGAAGTGCGTGAGCCTTATCTGTCGGCGATCAAGGCAATCAACGCCAGTGGCTTGCCGGTTGCGGCGGTGGATATTCCGTCAGGCCTGAGTGCCGATACTGGACGAGTGCTCGGTGTTGCCGTACGTGCCGAACTGACCGTGACTTTTATCGGGCTGAAGCTTGGGCTGCTGACCGGTGAGGCGGCGGATCGGGTCGGTGAGCTGGTTTTTGATGATTTGCAGGCGGATTCGAGTCTGGTC
Proteins encoded:
- the orn gene encoding oligoribonuclease codes for the protein MQNKQNLIWIDLEMTGLDPDTDVIIEMATIITDSELNTLAEGPVIAIHQSDETLAGMDEWNTRQHGGSGLTQRVRESTISMAEAEAQTLDFIKQWVPERSSPICGNSICQDRRFLYRHMPTLENYFHYRNLDVSTLKELAARWSPELRFKKGNTHLALDDIRESIAELRFYREHFIK
- a CDS encoding trimeric intracellular cation channel family protein encodes the protein MLLMLYLIAITAEAMTGALSAGRRGMDWFGVVLIACVTALGGGSVRDVLIGHYPLTWVKHPEYLVLTSVAALVTIFIAPLMRHLRSLFLVLDALGLVAFTLIGCMTALEAGHGMLIASVCGVITGVFGGILRDIFCNDIPLIFRRELYASVSFLAAWCFLLCQYLELPTEQSILITLSGGLLLRLLAIRFKWEMPKFVYKDEH
- the queG gene encoding tRNA epoxyqueuosine(34) reductase QueG produces the protein MPAITAELPTSDDLTSLAQSIKEWGRELGFQQVGISGLDLAEHEQHLERWLEAGYHGEMDYMAAHGSKRSHPDELVPGTLRVVSLRMDYLPGDTEMAQRLTEPEKAYVSRYALGRDYHKLVRKRVQQLAERIQQSIGPFGFRAFVDSAPVLEKAIAEQAGLGWIGKNTLVLNRKAGSFFFLGELFVDLPLPVDAPHATEHCGRCTACLDICPTAAFVGPYMLDARRCISYLTIELKTAIPEELRPLIGNRVFGCDDCQIVCPWNRFARPTSQSDFQPRHNLDNAGLAELFMWDEEKFLSSTEGSPLRRAGYERWLRNLAVGLGNAPSTIPVLQALEARRDYPSEMVREHVEWALKQHTKT